In Herpetosiphonaceae bacterium, one genomic interval encodes:
- a CDS encoding inositol monophosphatase family protein, protein MELQQIRTWAREAGAIGLKYYNAVEARRKPDRSYVTAADEEIERLLRTRIKASYPDHGVLGEEEGQHNIDAEYLWALDPIDGTGAFVSGLPIWGISIGLLRRGHPILGCFYMPVLNEWYEVDLEGPALFNGQPVEVMREGLLDPEAWICVPSNIHRRYTINYPGKVRSFGSMAAYVCYVARGIAAGALIGQPKLWDIAAGMAMLERAGGGARLLRSGAPLDLRQMLTGRAAPEPVVVGSPEAVELLLDRIKMRERRW, encoded by the coding sequence ATGGAATTGCAGCAGATCCGCACATGGGCGCGCGAGGCAGGCGCGATCGGCCTCAAATACTACAACGCGGTTGAAGCGCGGCGCAAGCCAGACCGCAGCTATGTGACCGCCGCCGACGAGGAGATCGAGCGCTTGCTGCGTACACGGATCAAGGCGAGCTATCCCGATCATGGCGTGCTCGGCGAGGAAGAGGGCCAGCATAATATCGACGCAGAGTATCTCTGGGCGCTCGATCCCATCGACGGCACCGGCGCGTTCGTCAGCGGGCTGCCGATCTGGGGCATCTCGATCGGGCTGCTCCGGCGCGGCCATCCGATCCTGGGCTGCTTCTACATGCCCGTGCTGAATGAGTGGTACGAGGTCGACCTGGAGGGTCCGGCGCTCTTCAACGGGCAGCCCGTGGAGGTGATGCGCGAGGGCTTGCTCGATCCCGAAGCCTGGATCTGCGTGCCGTCGAACATTCACCGCCGCTACACGATCAACTATCCCGGCAAGGTCCGCTCGTTCGGCTCGATGGCGGCCTACGTCTGCTATGTCGCGCGGGGCATCGCCGCCGGAGCGCTGATCGGGCAGCCTAAGCTCTGGGATATTGCGGCGGGCATGGCGATGCTTGAGCGGGCCGGTGGTGGCGCGCGCCTGCTGCGATCGGGCGCGCCCCTCGACCTGCGGCAGATGTTGACGGGCCGCGCCGCGCCGGAGCCGGTCGTCGTCGGCTCGCCTGAGGCCGTCGAGCTGCTGCTTGATCGCATCAAGATGCGCGAGCGCCGCTGGTGA
- the rlmN gene encoding 23S rRNA (adenine(2503)-C(2))-methyltransferase RlmN, translating to MTITLEPNRAINLYDLTLPQLGELMQSWGQPAFRAKQIFTQLYRNLVPSFDAMTDLPLTLRERLKAETQLGALQLSREQTADDGDTRKVLWRLPDGNVLESVLMLYPDRATVCISTQAGCAMGCVFCATGRMGLLRNITPGEIVEQALYFARGLRNGSFDATHRHDHITNLVFMGMGEPFANYDRWWASVEQLHHPQGFNLGARNLTVSTVGLVPGIRRLASEKIPINLAISLHAPNDELRSALMPVNRKYPIRDLMAATEEYIDKTHRRVSFEYVLLQGQNDSVELARQLADLIQGMLCHVNLIPWNPVPGAPLQRSHRKQIEAFQNVLIERGIPCTVRMERGVAIAAACGQLAAVPQAA from the coding sequence ATGACCATCACGCTCGAACCGAATCGAGCGATTAATCTCTACGATCTGACGCTGCCGCAGCTTGGCGAGCTGATGCAAAGCTGGGGCCAGCCCGCGTTTCGCGCCAAACAAATCTTCACCCAGCTCTACCGCAACCTCGTGCCATCCTTCGACGCGATGACGGATCTGCCGCTGACGCTGCGGGAGCGGCTGAAGGCCGAGACGCAGCTAGGCGCGCTTCAGCTTAGCCGCGAGCAGACCGCAGACGACGGCGATACGCGCAAAGTGCTCTGGCGCTTGCCCGACGGCAACGTGCTTGAGTCGGTGCTGATGCTCTACCCCGACCGCGCCACGGTCTGCATTTCGACGCAGGCGGGCTGCGCGATGGGCTGTGTCTTCTGCGCGACCGGGCGCATGGGCCTGCTGCGCAACATCACGCCCGGCGAGATCGTGGAGCAGGCCTTGTACTTTGCGCGCGGGCTGCGCAACGGCAGCTTCGACGCCACGCATCGTCACGATCATATCACCAATCTGGTCTTCATGGGCATGGGCGAGCCGTTCGCCAACTACGATCGGTGGTGGGCCAGCGTCGAGCAGTTGCACCACCCGCAGGGATTCAACCTGGGCGCGCGCAACCTGACGGTTTCGACGGTGGGCCTGGTGCCCGGCATTCGTCGTCTGGCAAGCGAAAAGATCCCGATCAATCTGGCGATCTCGCTGCACGCGCCCAACGACGAGCTACGCTCCGCGCTGATGCCGGTCAATCGCAAGTATCCGATCCGCGATCTCATGGCTGCTACAGAGGAGTACATCGACAAGACGCACCGCCGGGTCAGCTTCGAGTATGTGCTGCTGCAAGGCCAGAACGACTCGGTGGAGCTGGCACGGCAGCTAGCCGATCTGATCCAGGGTATGCTCTGCCACGTCAACCTGATCCCGTGGAACCCGGTGCCTGGCGCTCCGCTCCAGCGCTCGCATCGCAAACAGATCGAGGCGTTCCAGAACGTGTTGATCGAGCGCGGCATTCCCTGTACCGTGCGCATGGAGCGCGGCGTCGCGATTGCCGCAGCGTGCGGACAGCTTGCAGCCGTGCCGCAGGCAGCGTAG
- the pepF gene encoding oligoendopeptidase F, with protein sequence MATSAVPKRHELPLEYTWNLESFYANDEQWEQDFKRLEELIPQLSQLAGMIGQDAESMLDAFQQRDEANKLIEQLYIYAYLRQSENTANSRYQALFDRASSLHVRLGAATAFFEPEILAVSDERLSEFLASIAELRVYEHALKELRRQRDHIRSAEVEALLAETGEIARAPESVFEMLNNADIKFPVIKDEEGNDIELSQGRYLRLMESKNRDVRRSAFEAMYDTYGKVRNTTGTLLSSHIRTHMFYAKARNYGSSIEAALDPDAIPLAVYTNLVDTINANLHHLHRYMRLRKRLLKLDELHMYDIYVPLIGDVEAKYTYAQAREMMLAGMEPLGNDYVSAMRHGLYDGRWVDVYENEGKRSGAFSYGAYTSQPFILMNFQDNLESMFTLAHELGHSMHSFYTRRTQPYTYGHYTLFVAEVASTLNEALVVEHMLQNTDDRNLQLYLINHRIEDFRRTMFRQVMFAEFEHDIHRRAEAGEALTADRFSELYYELTKRYHGPDVVSDEQIALEWSRIPHFYSNFYVYKYATGIAASAALSKQILSEGQPAVERYLNFLKGGSSKTSIDLLRDAGVDMASPEPVQQACEVFGELVARMEELTADVK encoded by the coding sequence GTGGCGACGAGTGCTGTACCCAAGCGACATGAGCTACCCCTGGAATACACCTGGAACCTGGAAAGCTTTTATGCCAACGATGAGCAGTGGGAGCAAGACTTCAAGCGGCTTGAGGAGCTGATCCCGCAACTGTCGCAGCTTGCCGGCATGATCGGCCAGGATGCGGAATCGATGCTGGATGCGTTTCAGCAGCGCGACGAGGCCAACAAGCTGATCGAGCAGTTGTACATTTATGCCTATCTACGCCAGTCCGAGAACACGGCAAACTCGCGGTATCAGGCGCTCTTCGATCGAGCATCCAGCCTGCACGTGCGCCTGGGCGCGGCGACAGCCTTCTTCGAGCCGGAGATTCTGGCGGTGTCCGATGAGCGCTTGAGTGAGTTTCTGGCCTCGATCGCCGAGCTGCGCGTGTACGAGCATGCGCTGAAGGAGTTGCGACGGCAGCGCGATCATATCCGCTCCGCCGAGGTCGAGGCGCTGCTGGCCGAGACAGGCGAGATCGCCCGCGCGCCCGAGTCGGTCTTTGAGATGCTGAACAACGCCGACATCAAGTTTCCGGTCATCAAAGACGAAGAGGGCAACGACATCGAGCTGAGCCAGGGCCGCTACCTGCGGCTGATGGAGAGCAAAAATCGCGATGTCCGCCGCTCTGCGTTCGAGGCGATGTACGATACCTACGGCAAGGTGCGCAACACCACGGGCACGCTTCTGTCCAGCCATATTCGTACGCACATGTTCTATGCCAAGGCGCGAAACTATGGATCGTCGATCGAGGCCGCGCTCGATCCCGACGCTATTCCGCTGGCGGTCTATACCAATCTGGTCGACACGATCAACGCCAACCTGCATCATCTCCACCGCTATATGCGGCTGCGCAAGCGCCTGCTCAAGCTCGACGAGCTGCATATGTACGATATTTACGTGCCGCTGATCGGCGATGTCGAGGCCAAATACACCTACGCTCAGGCGCGTGAGATGATGCTGGCGGGCATGGAGCCGCTCGGCAACGATTACGTCTCGGCGATGCGCCACGGCCTGTACGATGGGCGCTGGGTTGATGTCTACGAGAACGAGGGCAAGCGCTCAGGCGCGTTCAGCTATGGCGCATACACCAGCCAGCCCTTTATCCTGATGAACTTTCAGGATAATCTGGAGAGCATGTTTACGCTGGCGCACGAGCTGGGCCACTCGATGCACTCGTTCTACACCCGCCGCACGCAGCCGTACACCTACGGCCACTACACGCTCTTTGTCGCCGAGGTTGCCTCGACGCTCAACGAGGCGTTGGTGGTCGAGCATATGCTCCAGAACACCGACGATCGCAATCTTCAGCTCTATCTGATCAATCACCGCATCGAAGATTTCCGCCGCACGATGTTCCGCCAGGTGATGTTCGCCGAGTTCGAGCACGATATACATCGCCGCGCCGAGGCTGGCGAGGCGCTGACCGCCGATCGCTTCAGCGAACTCTACTATGAGCTAACCAAGCGCTATCACGGTCCCGATGTGGTATCCGATGAGCAGATCGCGCTTGAGTGGTCGCGGATTCCGCACTTCTACTCGAACTTCTACGTCTACAAGTATGCGACCGGCATCGCGGCGTCGGCGGCGCTCTCGAAGCAGATTTTGAGCGAGGGACAGCCCGCCGTCGAGCGCTATCTCAACTTCCTGAAGGGCGGTAGCTCCAAAACGTCGATCGATCTGCTGCGCGATGCGGGCGTCGATATGGCCTCGCCTGAGCCGGTCCAGCAGGCGTGCGAGGTCTTTGGCGAGCTTGTCGCGCGCATGGAAGAGCTGACCGCCGACGTGAAGTAG
- a CDS encoding MBL fold metallo-hydrolase: MVVAPDIIQVEIPLPFPLKIVNCYLVRGPDGWALIDTGIHWPPALEAWQAALARWSLRPADIRAICVTHYHPDHAGLAGWWQRLSDAPVLMTPAEARSVYDVWSDGERTGYELSALFQAHGTPEALAVAVARRAHATQQMTQPLPDVTALEALAIDEGAEYTIASEPLLLAGRPFQPLVLPGHADEHLCLYEPSTRTLIAADHVLPRISPNISVLPHTRPDPLGRYLRSFAALESLDVAVVLPGHGPVFTDLPGRLHELSEHHAARLEQIVAALGASSTAFEVATRVFPMGDFSPHQVQFAIGETLSHLDYLAAQGQIERLAGLPIVYRVR, from the coding sequence ATGGTTGTCGCTCCTGACATTATACAGGTTGAAATCCCTCTGCCGTTTCCGCTCAAGATCGTCAACTGCTATCTGGTGCGCGGCCCCGACGGCTGGGCGCTGATCGATACCGGCATTCACTGGCCGCCCGCGCTTGAGGCGTGGCAGGCGGCGCTCGCCCGCTGGTCGCTGCGGCCCGCCGACATTCGCGCGATCTGCGTGACCCACTACCACCCCGATCATGCGGGTCTGGCAGGCTGGTGGCAGCGGCTCAGCGACGCGCCCGTGCTGATGACACCCGCCGAGGCGCGATCGGTGTACGATGTGTGGAGCGACGGCGAGCGGACGGGGTACGAGCTGAGCGCGCTCTTTCAAGCGCATGGCACGCCCGAAGCACTGGCGGTAGCCGTGGCTCGTCGCGCCCACGCGACGCAGCAGATGACGCAGCCGCTGCCCGACGTGACGGCGCTTGAAGCGCTCGCGATCGATGAAGGCGCGGAGTACACGATCGCATCGGAGCCGCTGCTGCTCGCGGGCCGACCGTTTCAGCCGCTAGTCTTGCCGGGCCATGCCGACGAGCATCTCTGCCTGTACGAGCCGTCCACGCGCACGCTGATCGCCGCCGATCACGTGCTGCCCCGGATCAGCCCCAACATCAGCGTTCTGCCCCACACCCGCCCTGATCCGCTCGGACGCTACCTGCGCAGCTTTGCGGCGCTTGAGTCGCTCGATGTCGCTGTGGTGCTGCCAGGACACGGCCCGGTCTTCACCGATCTGCCCGGTCGGCTGCACGAGCTATCCGAGCATCACGCCGCGCGTCTGGAGCAGATCGTCGCGGCGCTCGGAGCGAGCAGCACGGCCTTTGAGGTCGCCACCCGCGTCTTTCCAATGGGTGACTTCTCGCCGCATCAGGTGCAGTTCGCGATCGGTGAGACGCTGTCGCATCTCGATTATCTGGCAGCGCAGGGCCAGATCGAGCGATTGGCTGGGCTGCCAATCGTGTATCGCGTGAGGTAG
- the trpB gene encoding tryptophan synthase subunit beta — MATPTTAGRFGAYGGKYVPETLMPAILELERAYAEAQADPAFLAELRRLEQTYTGRPTPITFAARLTEHCGGAQIYLKREDLAHTGAHKINNALGQGLLARRMGKQRVIAETGAGQHGVATATVCALLGLDCVVYMGTEDMARQRPNVFRMRLLGAEVRGVNSGSCTLKDAINEAMRDWVTNPDSYYLLGSALGPHPYPTMVRDFQSVIGHEARAQMQELVGRLPDVVIACVGGGSNAIGIFHPFLDDTGVALRGVEAGGLGVESQKHAARFAGGRPGVLQGTYSYVLQDDDGQIALTHSVSAGLDYASIGPEHAMLHDTGRASYTLATDDEALDAFQVLCRTEGIIPALESAHAIAEALKLAPTLDADMIVLVNLSGRGDKDIFTVADQLGVAI, encoded by the coding sequence ATGGCAACTCCTACCACTGCCGGTCGGTTTGGCGCGTATGGCGGCAAGTACGTGCCCGAAACGCTGATGCCGGCGATCCTCGAACTTGAGCGCGCCTATGCCGAGGCGCAGGCCGACCCTGCGTTTCTTGCCGAGCTGCGCCGCCTTGAGCAGACCTATACCGGTCGTCCCACGCCGATCACCTTCGCGGCGCGGCTGACCGAGCACTGCGGCGGCGCGCAGATCTATCTCAAGCGCGAAGACCTGGCGCATACCGGCGCGCATAAGATCAATAATGCGCTCGGCCAGGGCCTCCTCGCCAGGCGCATGGGCAAGCAGCGCGTGATCGCCGAAACCGGGGCGGGACAGCATGGCGTGGCGACCGCGACGGTCTGCGCGCTGCTGGGCCTGGATTGTGTCGTGTACATGGGCACCGAGGACATGGCCCGCCAGAGGCCGAATGTGTTTCGGATGCGGCTGCTCGGCGCTGAGGTGCGCGGCGTGAATAGCGGCTCCTGCACGCTCAAAGACGCGATCAATGAGGCCATGCGTGACTGGGTGACAAATCCCGATTCGTACTACCTGCTCGGATCGGCGCTCGGCCCGCACCCCTACCCGACGATGGTCCGCGATTTTCAGTCGGTGATCGGGCACGAGGCGCGGGCACAGATGCAGGAGTTGGTCGGACGGCTGCCGGATGTCGTGATCGCCTGTGTCGGCGGCGGCTCGAACGCGATCGGCATCTTTCACCCGTTCCTCGACGATACCGGCGTTGCGCTGCGCGGCGTCGAAGCCGGCGGCCTGGGCGTGGAGTCCCAGAAGCACGCCGCGCGCTTCGCCGGTGGCCGTCCTGGCGTGCTGCAAGGAACCTACTCCTACGTGCTGCAAGACGACGACGGCCAGATCGCGCTGACGCACTCAGTCTCCGCCGGTCTGGACTACGCCTCGATCGGGCCGGAGCACGCGATGCTCCACGACACGGGTCGGGCGAGCTACACGCTGGCAACCGACGACGAGGCGCTGGATGCGTTTCAGGTCTTATGCCGCACCGAGGGCATTATCCCCGCGCTGGAGTCGGCTCACGCCATCGCCGAGGCGCTCAAGCTCGCGCCGACGCTGGACGCCGACATGATCGTGCTGGTGAATCTGTCGGGTCGGGGCGATAAGGATATTTTCACGGTTGCCGATCAGCTTGGAGTGGCGATCTAG
- the mdh gene encoding malate dehydrogenase, producing MRKKVTIIGAGFVGSTCAHWIASKELADVVLVDIVEGIPQGKGLDLLEAGPIEGFDISIVGTNGYEETNNSDVVILTSGAPRKPGMSREDLLKVNAEITSSNIEKVVKTSPNAHIIVVNNPMDTMAYLAYKVSGFPRERVMGQGGVLDAGRYRTFLAQEAGVSVEDVQAMLMGGHGDEMVPLPRYTTISGIPVTEFISQERLHAIVERTKKGGGEIVQLLKTGSAYYAPSAATVQMVEAILKDKKRVLPASAYMQGEYGLNDIFFGVPVKLGANGIERIIELPLTDEEKAGVEKSAALVRDSINALPEEYRSR from the coding sequence ATGCGTAAGAAAGTGACAATCATCGGGGCGGGCTTTGTCGGCTCGACCTGTGCCCATTGGATTGCATCAAAAGAGCTAGCCGATGTCGTGCTGGTCGATATTGTCGAGGGGATTCCGCAGGGCAAGGGCCTGGATCTGCTCGAAGCGGGGCCGATCGAAGGCTTCGACATTAGCATCGTCGGCACCAACGGCTACGAAGAAACCAACAACTCCGACGTCGTGATCCTGACATCGGGAGCGCCGCGCAAGCCGGGCATGAGCCGCGAGGATCTGCTCAAAGTCAACGCCGAGATCACTTCAAGCAACATCGAGAAAGTGGTCAAGACCTCGCCCAACGCTCACATCATCGTCGTCAACAACCCGATGGACACGATGGCCTACCTGGCCTACAAAGTTTCGGGCTTTCCGCGTGAGCGCGTGATGGGCCAGGGCGGCGTGCTGGATGCCGGGCGCTACCGGACCTTCCTGGCGCAGGAGGCGGGCGTGTCGGTGGAGGACGTACAGGCGATGCTGATGGGCGGCCACGGCGACGAGATGGTCCCGCTGCCGCGCTACACCACGATCTCCGGCATTCCCGTCACCGAGTTCATCTCGCAGGAGCGGCTGCACGCGATCGTCGAGCGCACCAAGAAAGGCGGCGGCGAGATCGTCCAGCTGCTCAAGACCGGCAGCGCCTACTACGCGCCATCAGCGGCGACCGTCCAGATGGTCGAGGCGATCTTGAAGGACAAGAAGCGCGTCCTGCCCGCATCGGCCTACATGCAGGGCGAGTACGGCCTCAACGACATCTTCTTCGGCGTGCCCGTCAAGCTGGGCGCGAACGGCATCGAGCGGATCATCGAGCTGCCGCTGACCGACGAGGAGAAGGCCGGCGTCGAGAAATCGGCGGCGCTGGTGCGCGATAGCATCAACGCGCTACCCGAAGAGTACCGCAGCCGCTAA
- a CDS encoding RNA polymerase sigma factor, whose protein sequence is MSGTTDQHNSTTAEDAARLTAIAKGDMSALESLFMKYQAAVYQTALGVTRDPQVAEEVLQDTFFRLYRHAGRLDGSLPLAPWLYRVAINLCYNRLKGLRAWTDSFHELAERLFTPSSTSPERAAERNELQALVQSALAELDPKHRAVLVLYYLHDYAVHEIAEITAVPEGTVKSRLFHARKLLRQHLEQRYGATELLVPDPA, encoded by the coding sequence TTGTCAGGTACTACTGACCAACACAACAGCACAACAGCCGAGGACGCTGCTCGGCTCACCGCCATTGCAAAAGGCGACATGTCAGCGCTCGAGTCGCTTTTTATGAAATATCAAGCCGCAGTCTATCAAACGGCGCTCGGCGTCACCCGCGATCCACAGGTCGCCGAGGAAGTACTCCAAGACACCTTTTTTCGGTTGTACCGTCACGCAGGTAGGCTGGATGGTTCGCTGCCGTTAGCCCCATGGCTCTACCGGGTCGCCATCAATCTTTGTTACAATCGCCTCAAGGGATTGCGTGCATGGACAGACTCGTTCCATGAGCTAGCCGAGCGGCTGTTTACGCCAAGCAGTACATCGCCGGAGCGTGCTGCCGAACGGAACGAGCTGCAAGCGCTCGTACAGTCGGCACTGGCAGAGCTGGACCCCAAGCACAGGGCCGTGCTGGTGTTGTACTATCTCCATGACTACGCAGTGCATGAGATCGCCGAGATTACAGCGGTGCCCGAAGGTACCGTCAAATCGCGGCTGTTTCACGCAAGAAAACTGCTCAGACAGCACCTGGAGCAGCGCTACGGCGCGACCGAGCTGTTAGTGCCAGATCCCGCATAG
- a CDS encoding MFS transporter, which yields MVTTISATPRLSRGRLATLVASRFVLNAIFRIAYPLVPFVAARFNVTIEQATWIVTIQVLFGLASPLGGWLGDRIGYRMTMLLGLGATLIGTLGITAGPSLGLLIAAYGACGLGVSLYQPAVQAYVSALTSYQQRGRAVGLIEMSWALAGIAAVPPLTWLVQSQQSLAGTFLILSGCIGAIIVIAALALPDEATHLHADGAAGPSFLSVARRPGVLGLFSFLFLALGGWEVLFIVQAPWATERFNASLTDLGTAAFVFGIGELFGSIGSTLFTDRLGKRRAATLSFVIAALLFLAQPFVSVNWTSYLVCYMLFAIFVEFAIVASLTLATTVSTVGRATVMALVVTAIQVSRAIGSQIGVPVLAASSLFVNCLIAAILTLIGVGIALRYVHEDENKEQRTENKG from the coding sequence ATGGTGACAACAATCTCTGCAACACCTCGTTTATCTCGTGGACGACTGGCAACTCTGGTTGCCAGTCGTTTCGTGCTCAACGCCATCTTTCGCATCGCCTATCCGCTCGTGCCGTTTGTCGCCGCGCGCTTCAACGTCACCATCGAGCAGGCGACCTGGATCGTGACGATCCAGGTCTTGTTCGGGCTGGCTAGTCCGCTGGGCGGCTGGCTCGGCGATCGGATCGGCTACCGCATGACCATGCTGCTGGGCCTGGGCGCGACGCTGATCGGGACGCTGGGGATTACGGCAGGGCCCAGCCTGGGGCTGTTGATCGCGGCATACGGCGCATGCGGCCTGGGCGTGTCGCTGTATCAGCCCGCAGTTCAGGCATATGTGAGCGCGCTCACATCGTATCAGCAGCGAGGCCGCGCCGTGGGGCTGATCGAGATGTCGTGGGCGCTGGCTGGCATCGCCGCCGTGCCGCCGCTGACCTGGCTGGTGCAGAGCCAGCAAAGCCTGGCTGGAACGTTCTTGATCCTGAGCGGCTGCATCGGCGCGATCATCGTGATCGCCGCGCTCGCGCTGCCCGACGAGGCGACGCATCTGCACGCCGACGGGGCTGCGGGGCCGTCGTTCTTAAGCGTGGCGCGCAGACCAGGCGTGCTGGGCTTGTTCAGCTTTTTGTTTCTGGCGCTCGGCGGCTGGGAGGTGCTGTTTATCGTGCAGGCTCCGTGGGCAACCGAGCGCTTCAACGCCTCGCTCACCGATCTGGGAACCGCCGCCTTCGTCTTCGGCATCGGCGAGCTGTTCGGCTCGATCGGCTCGACGCTCTTCACCGATCGGCTCGGCAAGCGGCGAGCGGCAACCTTAAGCTTTGTGATCGCCGCGCTCCTGTTCCTGGCACAGCCCTTCGTCAGCGTCAACTGGACGAGCTATCTGGTCTGCTACATGCTCTTCGCAATCTTCGTCGAGTTCGCGATCGTCGCCTCGCTGACGCTCGCCACAACGGTCAGCACCGTAGGCCGCGCGACGGTCATGGCGCTGGTGGTGACGGCGATCCAGGTCAGCCGCGCGATCGGCTCGCAGATCGGCGTGCCCGTGCTGGCGGCATCATCGCTCTTCGTCAACTGCCTGATCGCCGCCATCCTGACGCTGATCGGCGTGGGCATTGCGCTGCGATACGTACACGAGGACGAGAACAAAGAACAAAGAACAGAGAACAAAGGATAA
- a CDS encoding GAF domain-containing sensor histidine kinase → MAAGFAALRSTTTQILGGDRLYAVARWILLVLLFGASTLLHGLELLPVPSPHPFGQVFWGYAAFSVVAGILVITPRAQRIIPWFYLLDLLWLAALAFAGPGSAYGYTSLFMLPLVAAAFRLKRVNVLAMSVVAVILSIALQFKPHTSIEILSFTSQGVMFGVLPWLCNLLSEQWTIDNRHRVAQAEQQSAQALAHAEAYRDRMRALYEAAVSLSTSAHPRTVLETILNEMVRVVPYQTGAILLPTGELNEVHVATGRNLQAAEMNARFTVGGGTLGTIIRGGDGGILNNAHAEAELASLPSISGRRAVLLLPLRSARRTYGLALFASDTVQFDLEQMEMATTLISYGLVVLQNAQLIAEIRTERNNLLAREEEVRKQLNRDLHDGPAQALAAITMTLGFIKRLYEKEPERVVPELDKLAQLAQRANHEVRTLLFELRPLVLETQGLLPTLQQYLERFEPNSNTPEIILEGGESIGPLTKRVQGTLFNIVQESVNNAIKHAQAKHIWIRIQKQGDDVLLCVQDDGKGFDLQSVKASYDQRGSFGLLSLEERARLVGGSAEIISAPGAGTTVRVGVPLEG, encoded by the coding sequence ATGGCCGCGGGTTTTGCTGCACTCCGCTCCACGACAACTCAGATCCTCGGCGGCGATCGGCTCTATGCCGTTGCGCGCTGGATCCTGCTGGTGCTGCTGTTTGGCGCGTCGACGCTGCTTCACGGTTTAGAGCTACTTCCAGTCCCCTCACCGCATCCGTTCGGCCAAGTGTTCTGGGGCTACGCCGCGTTTTCGGTCGTCGCCGGTATCCTGGTCATCACGCCGCGAGCGCAGCGGATCATTCCGTGGTTCTATCTGCTCGATCTGCTGTGGCTGGCGGCGCTGGCCTTCGCCGGGCCGGGATCGGCCTACGGCTATACCTCGCTGTTTATGCTGCCGCTGGTCGCGGCGGCGTTTCGGCTCAAGCGGGTCAACGTCCTGGCGATGAGCGTCGTCGCGGTCATTCTGTCGATCGCGCTTCAGTTCAAGCCGCACACCTCGATCGAGATCCTCAGCTTCACCAGCCAGGGCGTGATGTTCGGCGTATTGCCCTGGCTGTGTAACCTCCTGTCGGAGCAGTGGACGATCGATAATCGGCACCGCGTCGCGCAGGCGGAGCAGCAATCGGCGCAGGCGCTGGCCCATGCCGAGGCGTACCGCGACCGCATGCGCGCCCTGTACGAGGCTGCCGTCTCGCTCAGCACCAGCGCGCATCCACGTACCGTGCTCGAAACGATCTTGAACGAGATGGTCCGAGTGGTGCCGTATCAGACCGGCGCGATCTTGCTGCCGACCGGCGAGCTGAACGAGGTGCATGTCGCGACCGGGCGTAACCTGCAAGCTGCCGAGATGAATGCGCGGTTTACCGTCGGCGGCGGGACGCTGGGCACGATCATACGCGGCGGCGACGGCGGTATCCTGAACAACGCCCATGCCGAGGCGGAGCTTGCCAGCCTGCCCTCGATCAGCGGACGCCGCGCGGTGCTGCTGCTACCGCTGCGCTCGGCGCGGCGCACCTACGGCCTGGCGCTCTTCGCCAGCGACACCGTACAGTTCGATCTTGAGCAGATGGAGATGGCGACGACCCTGATCAGCTATGGTCTGGTGGTGCTGCAAAATGCGCAGTTGATCGCCGAGATCCGCACCGAGCGCAACAACCTGCTCGCTCGCGAAGAAGAAGTGCGCAAGCAGCTCAACCGCGATCTGCACGACGGACCGGCGCAGGCGCTGGCCGCGATCACGATGACGCTGGGCTTCATCAAGCGGCTGTACGAAAAAGAGCCGGAGCGCGTCGTGCCGGAGCTGGACAAGCTGGCGCAGCTTGCGCAGCGGGCTAACCACGAGGTGCGCACACTGCTCTTCGAGCTGCGTCCGCTGGTGCTCGAAACCCAGGGCTTGCTGCCGACGCTTCAGCAGTACCTTGAGCGCTTCGAGCCGAACAGCAACACGCCGGAGATCATCCTTGAGGGCGGCGAATCGATCGGCCCGCTGACCAAGCGCGTCCAGGGCACGCTCTTCAACATCGTGCAGGAGTCGGTCAACAACGCGATCAAACATGCCCAGGCCAAGCACATCTGGATTCGCATCCAGAAGCAGGGCGACGATGTTCTGCTATGTGTTCAGGACGACGGCAAAGGCTTCGATCTGCAAAGCGTCAAAGCCTCATACGATCAGCGCGGCAGCTTCGGCCTGCTGAGCCTGGAAGAGCGCGCTCGGCTGGTCGGCGGCTCGGCTGAGATCATCTCGGCGCCAGGAGCCGGAACCACCGTCCGAGTCGGCGTGCCGCTGGAAGGCTAG